In Selenomonas sp. TAMA-11512, a genomic segment contains:
- a CDS encoding NCS1 family transporter: MAEMEHESGLDTSLLPKKESERKLGKLAYMSLWLGDGVNLGNMTLGSSLVVAGVAMMNIYQTFVAAAIAISIISIIFSLNDRLGYKSGIPYVVHLRMSFGVKGSIVSSLLRGIPALVWYGFQSWIGATALNEISKIVLGIDQPFVMFVILQVVQIGLSLYGFHAIKWVESVISTVIMLALVYVLFLLITEHSAQISTTWVHAEGTWGIEFWGFIMAFMGNYAAIFLSAADYSRELRPGIGNGERSMLYFFPIILAYGTVLCIGAMLASVTGVSNPAKAIPILVNNPAISVFISAFIVMGAIAVNMVANIVPPTYVITLLTKMNYKAAVTLSGILAACTFPWVLVQDSSAVGLTYFILIYSAFLGPIVAILLIEYYILRQQKVDIDELYRPDGEFAGYNKAAIVAMLIGAAAAFVKVELAWVIGLVVAGIAYYILMGQTEMGAVFRKGTIFEKKE, encoded by the coding sequence ATGGCGGAAATGGAACACGAAAGCGGTCTTGATACATCTCTGCTTCCGAAAAAGGAATCGGAGCGAAAACTCGGCAAGCTTGCTTATATGTCGCTGTGGCTCGGCGACGGCGTCAACCTCGGGAACATGACCCTGGGGTCGTCGCTTGTCGTCGCCGGCGTGGCAATGATGAACATCTATCAGACGTTTGTGGCGGCGGCGATCGCAATCTCGATCATCTCCATCATCTTCTCTCTGAATGACCGCCTCGGCTATAAGAGCGGTATTCCTTACGTCGTGCATCTGCGCATGTCGTTCGGCGTCAAGGGCAGTATCGTCTCGTCGCTGCTCCGCGGCATACCGGCGCTCGTCTGGTACGGCTTCCAGAGCTGGATCGGGGCGACAGCGCTCAATGAGATTTCAAAGATCGTTTTGGGGATAGATCAGCCGTTTGTGATGTTCGTGATTCTGCAGGTCGTGCAGATCGGCCTTTCCCTCTACGGCTTCCACGCGATCAAATGGGTTGAATCCGTCATCTCGACGGTCATCATGCTCGCTCTCGTCTATGTGCTGTTCCTGCTCATCACCGAGCACAGCGCGCAGATCTCGACGACGTGGGTACATGCGGAAGGCACATGGGGTATTGAATTCTGGGGCTTCATCATGGCGTTCATGGGCAACTATGCCGCCATCTTCCTATCGGCTGCGGACTACTCCCGTGAGCTTCGTCCCGGCATCGGCAACGGCGAGCGCAGCATGCTCTACTTCTTCCCCATCATCCTCGCCTACGGCACGGTGCTCTGCATCGGCGCTATGCTCGCTTCCGTCACGGGCGTCTCGAACCCCGCGAAAGCGATCCCGATCCTCGTCAACAACCCGGCCATCAGCGTCTTTATCTCGGCGTTCATCGTCATGGGCGCGATTGCGGTCAACATGGTTGCGAATATCGTCCCGCCGACGTATGTCATCACGCTTCTGACGAAGATGAACTACAAGGCGGCAGTCACACTCTCCGGCATTCTGGCGGCCTGCACGTTCCCTTGGGTGCTCGTGCAGGATTCCTCGGCGGTGGGACTCACCTACTTCATCTTGATCTACTCCGCATTCTTAGGGCCGATCGTGGCGATTCTGCTGATCGAATACTACATATTGCGTCAGCAGAAGGTGGATATCGATGAGCTCTATCGTCCGGACGGCGAGTTTGCGGGGTACAACAAGGCGGCCATTGTGGCTATGCTCATCGGCGCCGCGGCAGCCTTCGTCAAAGTCGAGCTTGCATGGGTGATCGGCCTCGTCGTAGCGGGTATCGCCTACTATATCCTGATGGGACAGACGGAGATGGGCGCTGTCTTTAGAAAAGGCACGATTTTTGAGAAGAAAGAATAG
- a CDS encoding DUF2877 domain-containing protein has translation MLKISAATRSEAAALPTEEGELVYRNESFLHLVTDGELLAVAKAGTGLPFGIEVPYQTDWRALPLSVGDPVRWTADTVRIGSALEVTALSSCRTYAHRVEAQETGLSPAVLQELHALTREEEPRGIAVELAALFDESGRELIFEETEEMSPAARAVLRLVRGGGGRASLAETADALIGRGRGSTPAGDDFLSGLYGAILFGGAAWEGARNMLREEIRARLSRTTRLSATYMSYLLDGVWHKGVADFLRAARDASPLLPRRARMLLSYGHSSGSDFLQGFLIGGHWMTKAAANRT, from the coding sequence GTGCTGAAGATTTCGGCGGCGACACGGAGTGAGGCAGCCGCCCTCCCGACAGAGGAAGGTGAGCTCGTCTATCGGAATGAGAGCTTCCTGCACCTCGTTACCGATGGGGAGCTCCTCGCCGTTGCCAAGGCGGGAACAGGGCTCCCCTTCGGCATTGAGGTGCCGTATCAGACCGATTGGCGGGCGCTGCCGCTCTCCGTGGGCGATCCCGTCCGATGGACGGCGGATACCGTTCGTATCGGGTCGGCGCTTGAGGTCACGGCTCTGTCATCCTGCAGAACGTATGCGCATCGTGTCGAGGCGCAGGAGACGGGGCTGTCTCCCGCCGTGCTGCAAGAGCTGCATGCACTGACACGGGAAGAAGAGCCGCGCGGCATCGCCGTCGAGCTTGCCGCTCTTTTCGACGAGAGCGGGAGAGAGCTGATTTTCGAGGAGACAGAGGAAATGTCTCCCGCAGCGCGCGCGGTCCTTCGACTCGTACGGGGCGGAGGAGGCCGCGCAAGCCTTGCCGAGACGGCGGATGCGCTCATCGGCCGGGGGCGCGGCTCCACACCTGCGGGGGACGATTTTCTGTCGGGTCTCTACGGCGCGATTCTCTTCGGAGGCGCGGCTTGGGAGGGCGCGCGGAATATGCTGCGCGAGGAGATACGAGCGCGACTTTCGCGCACGACGCGGCTTTCGGCGACGTACATGTCGTACCTTCTGGACGGCGTCTGGCACAAGGGTGTGGCGGATTTTCTCCGCGCGGCGCGAGATGCGTCGCCTCTTCTGCCAAGGCGGGCGAGGATGTTGCTCTCCTATGGGCACAGCTCAGGCTCTGATTTTTTACAAGGATTTTTGATTGGCGGTCACTGGATGACGAAAGCGGCCGCGAACCGGACATAA
- the fdrA gene encoding acyl-CoA synthetase FdrA codes for MKIFNVVRKNDYHDSVTLLLISKRLRSLVEGIDDVSVMMGTPANHGILKEAGLLGPEGEAAGPNDLIMAFRADESTDQDDIIAQIDAELKKKAAAGEEEKREIHSALVAYEEDPDTNLALISVPGEYAALEAERALNHGKHVMIFSDNVPLEDEVRVKTLAKEKGFLVMGPDCGTAIINGKGLAFANAVKDGEVGLIAASGTGLQEVTCLLDRLGIGVRQAVGTGGRDLKEAVGASTMLAALDLLNEDEKTSTIVLISKPPAASVVDKILGALKRVKKSVVICFIGAKIDTASLPSNIHVASSLEDAALQTAKILNKPNTLLDGAEKRMEAAKAAKATLTPQQKYVRALYTGGTLCYEAMLKMEETFGELYSNLAHDDHRTLEVVTAGHHSAMDLGDDDFTLGRPHPMIDGSVRDEHILRVAGDKETAVLLLDFVLGYGAAEDPAGAVLPVLDEAKELAKKAGNPLVWIAYVMGTEDDPQKREEQEEKLRAKGAIIARTNAEAVRMATMIAEGRE; via the coding sequence ATGAAGATCTTTAATGTCGTAAGAAAAAACGACTATCATGATTCAGTAACGCTGCTTCTCATCTCGAAGCGTCTTCGAAGCCTCGTTGAAGGCATTGACGACGTTTCCGTCATGATGGGCACGCCGGCAAACCACGGTATTTTGAAAGAGGCCGGACTCCTCGGCCCCGAGGGGGAAGCAGCCGGTCCGAACGATCTCATCATGGCGTTTCGTGCCGATGAGAGTACAGATCAGGATGATATCATCGCACAGATTGACGCGGAGCTCAAGAAGAAGGCGGCCGCCGGAGAGGAAGAGAAGCGTGAGATTCACTCGGCGCTCGTTGCTTACGAGGAGGATCCCGATACGAACCTCGCGCTCATCTCTGTCCCCGGCGAGTATGCCGCGCTCGAGGCGGAGCGCGCTCTCAACCACGGCAAGCACGTCATGATCTTCAGTGACAATGTTCCCCTTGAGGACGAAGTCAGAGTCAAGACTCTTGCCAAGGAGAAGGGGTTCCTCGTCATGGGGCCGGACTGCGGTACGGCGATTATCAACGGCAAGGGACTTGCGTTTGCAAACGCTGTCAAGGACGGTGAAGTCGGACTCATTGCGGCGTCAGGTACGGGACTGCAGGAGGTCACCTGCCTTCTCGATCGCCTCGGCATCGGTGTCCGCCAGGCCGTCGGTACGGGCGGACGTGATCTCAAAGAAGCCGTCGGCGCATCTACCATGCTCGCCGCCCTCGACCTCCTCAATGAAGACGAGAAGACAAGCACGATCGTCCTCATTTCCAAGCCGCCGGCAGCTTCCGTCGTCGATAAGATCCTTGGGGCGCTGAAGCGCGTGAAGAAGTCGGTCGTCATCTGCTTCATCGGTGCAAAGATCGATACGGCATCACTTCCGTCGAACATCCATGTGGCCTCCTCTCTCGAGGATGCGGCGCTGCAGACGGCGAAGATCCTCAACAAGCCGAATACGCTCCTCGACGGTGCGGAAAAGCGCATGGAAGCGGCAAAGGCGGCAAAGGCGACACTCACACCGCAGCAGAAATACGTCCGTGCGCTCTATACGGGCGGCACACTCTGCTACGAGGCCATGCTCAAGATGGAAGAGACATTCGGCGAGCTCTACTCGAACCTCGCACACGACGATCACAGGACGCTCGAGGTCGTTACTGCCGGTCACCACTCGGCGATGGATCTGGGCGACGATGACTTCACGCTCGGCCGTCCGCATCCGATGATTGACGGCAGCGTTCGTGACGAGCATATCCTGCGCGTCGCCGGCGACAAAGAGACTGCCGTTCTCCTGCTTGACTTCGTTCTCGGCTATGGTGCGGCGGAGGATCCGGCAGGGGCTGTCCTGCCCGTCCTCGATGAGGCGAAGGAGCTTGCGAAGAAGGCGGGCAACCCGCTCGTCTGGATTGCCTATGTCATGGGTACGGAGGATGATCCGCAGAAGCGCGAGGAGCAGGAAGAGAAGCTTCGCGCGAAGGGCGCTATCATCGCCCGCACAAATGCGGAGGCGGTACGCATGGCTACCATGATTGCGGAAGGACGGGAGTGA
- a CDS encoding DUF1116 domain-containing protein, whose protein sequence is MAQNTLFSKELNVVNIGLKIFNDTLEEQGAKVCHVSWRPPAGGNQEAARLLDKYEDRINAANEKVLSIYNDGQPVLLACKQAHEIFDDVKENTIFHAGPPITWERMCGPMKGAILGAIRFEGLAKTEAEAEELVKAGKIDLRPNHPHGHVGPMTGMITYHMPIFVVKNEAFGNFAYSSINEGLGKVMRFGANDDEVLERLAFFRDSLAPILDAAIKARGEEGINLRVIISQALTMGDELHQRNIAASSLFTRIICPLIAALDGFTEEEKSRAIAFICGNDQFFLNLAMASAKAITDPAHGVKDSSIVTVMCRNGTDFGVKVAATGEEWFVAQANMPEGLYFPGFTADDAGRDMGDSAILEVIGLGGIAMAASPAVVRFVGAGSQADAVRYTMDMGTISAGRSTQFQISTMNFDGTPLGLDIRKIVENGIVPVINTGIAHKEAGIGQIGAGVVKAPMDCFTQALDAFVKTLEG, encoded by the coding sequence ATGGCACAGAATACATTGTTCAGTAAAGAACTGAACGTCGTCAACATCGGTTTGAAGATTTTCAACGATACGCTCGAAGAGCAGGGCGCAAAGGTGTGCCACGTTTCGTGGAGACCGCCTGCAGGCGGAAATCAGGAAGCGGCGCGTCTCCTCGACAAGTACGAGGATCGCATCAATGCGGCGAATGAAAAGGTGCTCTCCATCTACAATGACGGACAGCCCGTGCTTCTCGCCTGCAAGCAGGCGCATGAAATCTTTGACGATGTGAAGGAAAATACGATTTTCCACGCGGGTCCTCCCATCACGTGGGAGCGCATGTGCGGACCCATGAAGGGCGCGATTCTCGGAGCCATCCGATTCGAGGGTCTCGCAAAGACGGAAGCGGAGGCGGAGGAACTTGTCAAGGCCGGCAAGATAGACCTCCGTCCGAACCATCCGCACGGACACGTCGGCCCCATGACGGGCATGATTACGTATCACATGCCGATCTTCGTCGTTAAGAATGAGGCGTTCGGCAACTTTGCCTACTCGTCTATCAACGAAGGGCTCGGCAAGGTTATGCGCTTCGGTGCAAACGATGATGAGGTCCTGGAGCGTCTCGCATTCTTCCGTGACAGCCTCGCGCCGATTCTCGATGCGGCGATCAAGGCGAGAGGAGAAGAGGGCATCAACCTCCGCGTCATCATCTCGCAGGCGCTGACGATGGGTGACGAGCTCCATCAGAGAAATATTGCCGCATCCTCGCTCTTCACGCGTATCATTTGCCCCCTGATCGCAGCGCTCGACGGCTTCACCGAGGAGGAGAAGTCGCGTGCGATCGCCTTCATCTGCGGCAACGACCAGTTCTTCCTAAACCTTGCCATGGCATCGGCAAAGGCCATCACGGACCCGGCGCACGGCGTCAAGGACAGCTCCATCGTCACGGTCATGTGCCGCAACGGCACGGATTTCGGCGTTAAGGTCGCCGCGACGGGCGAGGAGTGGTTCGTCGCGCAGGCAAATATGCCGGAAGGGCTCTACTTCCCGGGCTTTACGGCGGATGATGCCGGTCGCGATATGGGCGACAGCGCGATTCTTGAGGTCATCGGTCTCGGCGGTATCGCGATGGCGGCTTCTCCGGCCGTTGTTCGCTTCGTCGGCGCGGGCTCGCAGGCGGATGCCGTCCGTTACACGATGGATATGGGCACGATTTCGGCAGGACGAAGCACGCAGTTCCAGATTTCCACGATGAACTTCGACGGGACGCCGCTCGGACTTGACATCCGCAAGATCGTCGAGAACGGCATCGTTCCCGTCATCAATACGGGCATCGCCCATAAAGAGGCGGGCATCGGACAGATCGGCGCAGGCGTCGTCAAAGCGCCGATGGATTGCTTCACGCAGGCGCTCGATGCCTTCGTTAAGACATTGGAGGGATAA
- a CDS encoding L-lactate permease, translating into MDITAWLTAFAPILTLLVLLLFLRWGGDEAAVASLLVALLGGAFVFGAAADHLAVAAAKGMWTSVSIIYVIFPALLIYELSAAAGAFSVIRRGMQSFTPDAVLQVIAIGWIFADFLQGITGFGVPVVVCAPLLIGMGVKPVTAVVISLFGQAWGNTFGTLGLAWDGLAGQAAFAAGEEEATLLWSSNLLVFLNVATGFSIVYLAGGMKGLVRNVPLVFILSVLQGIGQTAVALFSPMLSNFIVATVSMGLIFFIGKLPMYRAPQPLHDAEEVKETAEDASGGAQSGMTLGGAFLPYIILVILAVGILMNDAAKEALGALKFSLAFPEKVTAAGFVAKGSDAYAPLTVLLHSGTFLLTSAVIGYLRYVQKGYLKSSAMSGIVSKALQKTLPAGIAVIGLIAMSKVMDDTGQTMVLARGAADLAASGYPLLSPFIGLLGTFMTGSNLSSNILFAGFQQQVAGMLGISKVQLLAAQTAGGATGSILSPAKVLLGTTAAGVLGSEGLVLRKVMPLALGVSAVYGVIVYLSYAMGG; encoded by the coding sequence TTGGATATCACGGCATGGCTTACAGCCTTTGCTCCGATTTTAACGCTCCTGGTGCTATTGCTCTTTCTCCGCTGGGGCGGGGACGAGGCGGCGGTTGCTTCGCTCCTCGTCGCCCTCCTGGGCGGAGCCTTTGTCTTCGGTGCGGCAGCGGATCATCTTGCCGTTGCCGCCGCAAAGGGCATGTGGACCTCGGTTTCCATCATCTATGTCATCTTTCCGGCACTTTTAATCTATGAACTGTCCGCGGCGGCGGGCGCGTTCTCCGTCATACGGCGCGGGATGCAATCCTTCACGCCCGATGCGGTTCTGCAGGTCATTGCCATCGGCTGGATCTTCGCGGATTTCCTGCAGGGCATCACCGGCTTCGGCGTGCCTGTCGTCGTCTGCGCGCCGCTTCTCATCGGCATGGGCGTAAAGCCTGTGACCGCCGTCGTCATCTCTCTCTTCGGGCAGGCGTGGGGCAATACGTTCGGCACGCTCGGGCTTGCTTGGGACGGACTGGCGGGACAGGCGGCGTTTGCCGCCGGCGAGGAAGAGGCGACGCTCCTCTGGTCGTCGAATCTCCTCGTGTTCTTAAATGTCGCCACGGGCTTCTCCATCGTCTACCTGGCTGGAGGTATGAAGGGGCTTGTGCGCAATGTGCCGCTCGTCTTCATCCTCTCCGTGCTGCAAGGCATCGGGCAGACGGCGGTGGCGCTCTTCAGCCCGATGCTCTCGAACTTCATCGTGGCGACGGTCTCTATGGGGCTCATATTCTTCATCGGCAAGCTGCCGATGTATCGCGCGCCGCAGCCGCTTCACGATGCGGAAGAGGTCAAAGAGACAGCGGAAGATGCGTCCGGAGGCGCGCAGAGCGGCATGACGCTTGGCGGAGCTTTCCTGCCCTACATCATACTCGTCATTCTTGCCGTCGGCATCCTGATGAACGACGCGGCCAAGGAGGCGCTCGGCGCACTCAAGTTCTCCCTCGCCTTCCCGGAGAAGGTGACGGCGGCAGGCTTCGTCGCGAAGGGATCTGATGCGTACGCGCCGCTGACGGTGCTGCTGCATTCGGGCACATTCCTGCTGACATCCGCCGTCATTGGCTATCTGCGCTATGTGCAGAAGGGATATCTGAAGAGTTCGGCAATGTCCGGCATCGTCTCGAAGGCGCTGCAGAAGACGCTGCCCGCCGGTATTGCCGTCATCGGCCTCATCGCGATGTCTAAGGTCATGGACGATACGGGACAGACAATGGTACTCGCCCGCGGCGCGGCCGATCTCGCAGCGAGCGGCTATCCTTTGCTCTCACCCTTCATCGGGCTCCTGGGCACGTTCATGACGGGAAGCAACCTGTCGTCGAACATCCTCTTCGCCGGATTCCAGCAGCAGGTCGCCGGCATGCTCGGTATATCGAAGGTGCAGCTTCTCGCGGCGCAGACAGCCGGCGGCGCGACCGGCAGCATTCTGTCGCCGGCGAAGGTGCTCCTCGGTACGACGGCGGCAGGCGTGCTCGGCAGTGAAGGTCTTGTTCTTCGCAAGGTCATGCCGCTCGCGCTCGGCGTCAGCGCAGTCTACGGCGTCATCGTCTATTTGAGCTATGCGATGGGAGGGTAG
- the allE gene encoding (S)-ureidoglycine aminohydrolase, which produces MSYLNGVTGYRPDLLTNRSIIKKGNFAVIEPDGIVKNVIPGFENTDITILGSKRLGATFNDYLVNVHPGGKNELGFGKGQEEVLFYIIEGSLTVTADKDYDLTSGGYVYCPPGTSLKFVNKSSSDAKCFLYKRIYEPVEGHKPYVVTGNMEEKEWAEYEGMKDVLVKDFLPSGTDLAFDCNLHILSFKPGACHGYVETHYQEHGALCLTGEGMYVLDDMWVPVKKGDYIFMGAYCPQACYAIGRDEPFSYVYSKDCNRDPEL; this is translated from the coding sequence ATGAGTTATTTAAACGGTGTTACGGGCTATCGCCCCGACCTCCTTACCAATCGATCCATTATCAAGAAGGGAAACTTCGCCGTCATCGAGCCGGACGGCATCGTCAAGAACGTCATCCCGGGCTTTGAGAACACGGATATCACGATCCTTGGATCAAAGCGTCTCGGCGCGACGTTCAACGATTATCTCGTCAACGTCCATCCGGGCGGAAAGAACGAGCTCGGCTTCGGCAAGGGACAGGAAGAGGTGCTCTTTTATATCATCGAGGGCAGCCTCACTGTCACAGCCGACAAGGACTACGACCTGACATCGGGCGGCTACGTCTACTGCCCGCCGGGCACGTCCCTGAAGTTCGTCAACAAGTCCTCGAGTGACGCGAAGTGCTTCCTCTACAAGCGCATTTACGAGCCGGTCGAGGGGCACAAGCCGTACGTCGTCACGGGCAACATGGAAGAGAAGGAATGGGCCGAGTACGAGGGCATGAAGGATGTGCTCGTGAAGGATTTCCTGCCCTCGGGAACGGATCTCGCCTTTGACTGCAACCTCCACATTCTCTCCTTCAAGCCGGGCGCCTGCCACGGCTACGTTGAAACGCATTACCAGGAGCACGGTGCGCTCTGCCTCACGGGTGAGGGAATGTATGTGCTCGATGACATGTGGGTGCCTGTCAAGAAGGGGGACTACATCTTCATGGGTGCATATTGCCCGCAGGCCTGCTATGCTATCGGCAGAGACGAGCCGTTCTCCTATGTGTACTCGAAGGATTGCAACCGCGATCCGGAGCTGTAA
- the arcC gene encoding carbamate kinase, protein MGRQIVIALGGNALGATPEEQQKAVIAAGNHIVDLVKDGASIVIVHGNGPQVGAINLAFELGCKVDRKLPAMPFAECSAMSQGYIGYHLQNALQNIFVQNGMENHVSTAITQTIVDRRDPAFQNPTKPVGPFYTKEEADAIAAERGYTFVEDSGRGYRRVVPSPEPVDIKEKGTIRCLIENGDVVIACGGGGIPVIRENGLMHGIDAVIDKDKGAATLAEVIDADDFIVLTAVPAIAINFGKPDQKWLGEITISEAEQYIKEGHFAPGSMLPKVEAAIRFVRAKKGHRAIITSLENAYDAVTHGKGTIIVADP, encoded by the coding sequence ATGGGAAGACAAATTGTTATCGCCTTGGGCGGCAATGCTCTCGGTGCGACCCCCGAGGAGCAGCAGAAGGCCGTCATCGCCGCCGGCAATCACATCGTTGATCTCGTCAAGGACGGTGCGTCCATCGTCATCGTGCACGGCAATGGTCCGCAGGTCGGCGCGATCAACCTGGCCTTCGAGCTCGGCTGCAAAGTGGACAGGAAGCTCCCAGCGATGCCTTTTGCCGAGTGCTCTGCCATGAGTCAGGGATACATCGGCTATCACCTGCAGAATGCGCTGCAGAACATCTTCGTGCAGAACGGCATGGAGAACCATGTATCCACAGCCATTACGCAGACCATCGTCGATCGCAGGGATCCTGCCTTCCAAAACCCGACGAAGCCCGTCGGTCCCTTCTACACGAAGGAAGAGGCAGATGCAATCGCGGCGGAGCGCGGCTATACGTTCGTCGAGGACTCGGGACGCGGCTATCGCCGTGTCGTGCCGTCGCCGGAGCCTGTCGACATCAAGGAGAAGGGCACGATCCGCTGCCTGATTGAGAACGGCGATGTCGTCATCGCCTGCGGCGGAGGCGGTATTCCCGTCATTCGGGAAAACGGGCTGATGCACGGCATTGACGCCGTCATCGATAAGGACAAGGGAGCGGCGACGCTCGCGGAAGTCATCGATGCCGACGACTTCATCGTCTTGACGGCTGTTCCCGCCATCGCGATCAACTTCGGCAAGCCCGATCAGAAGTGGTTGGGTGAGATTACGATCAGTGAAGCCGAGCAGTACATCAAAGAGGGGCACTTCGCTCCCGGCTCCATGCTCCCCAAGGTCGAGGCGGCCATTCGCTTCGTCCGTGCAAAGAAGGGGCATCGGGCGATCATCACCTCGCTGGAGAACGCGTACGATGCCGTCACCCACGGCAAGGGCACGATCATCGTAGCAGATCCCTGA
- a CDS encoding HepT-like ribonuclease domain-containing protein, translated as MTLGDKDTAILQHMVEHALQVELTLQRFGRDRAAFNRDFLFRNALSMPIFAITELAKHLSKEFRDTYDEIPWQLIGSMRNRFAHEYNAIDWDICWNTAIEDIPMLSQFAVNILQRNNQPVPTLTDVETDITIYGKGD; from the coding sequence ATGACGCTCGGGGATAAGGATACGGCCATCCTGCAGCACATGGTCGAGCATGCACTCCAAGTAGAGCTGACATTGCAGCGATTTGGACGCGACCGTGCGGCATTCAATCGGGACTTTCTGTTCCGCAATGCACTCTCCATGCCGATTTTTGCCATCACGGAGTTAGCAAAGCACCTGTCAAAGGAGTTTAGAGATACATACGACGAAATCCCATGGCAATTGATTGGAAGTATGCGCAACCGGTTTGCACATGAATACAACGCCATCGATTGGGACATCTGCTGGAATACGGCGATAGAGGATATCCCCATGCTCTCTCAATTTGCAGTCAATATCCTGCAGAGAAACAATCAGCCAGTTCCGACATTGACCGATGTGGAAACGGACATTACTATATATGGCAAAGGAGACTGA
- a CDS encoding nucleotidyltransferase domain-containing protein, with amino-acid sequence MQLMQIEDIRRATAHIFKKYNIERAYLFGSYAKGGATSASDVDIRVVKGAHSKLTGLFSLASFEQELRDALRTEVDVVTYVPGSTANMIFQNDLKQSEVPLYDARG; translated from the coding sequence ATGCAGCTGATGCAGATAGAGGATATTCGGCGTGCAACGGCACATATCTTCAAAAAATACAATATAGAGCGTGCATATCTCTTCGGCTCGTACGCAAAGGGCGGCGCTACATCTGCGAGCGACGTGGATATCCGCGTGGTCAAGGGGGCGCACAGCAAGCTGACAGGACTGTTCTCCCTCGCCTCCTTCGAGCAGGAGCTTCGTGATGCACTCCGCACGGAAGTCGATGTCGTCACCTACGTCCCCGGATCGACTGCCAACATGATCTTCCAAAACGACTTGAAGCAAAGCGAGGTGCCGCTCTATGACGCTCGGGGATAA
- a CDS encoding cytidine deaminase, translating to MLTESDKELIELAKEYRDRAYAPYSNFRVGAAVRTALGTVYGGCNIENSSYPMTNCAERTAIFKAVSEGEKEFAALAVVADTEGPCPPCGACRQVMSEFRIDRVIMANMKGDARIVTRGELLPFAFSDSDLT from the coding sequence ATGCTTACAGAGAGCGACAAGGAGCTCATCGAGCTCGCGAAAGAGTACAGGGACCGCGCCTACGCCCCTTACTCCAACTTCCGCGTAGGCGCCGCCGTCCGCACGGCTCTAGGCACTGTCTACGGCGGCTGTAACATCGAAAACTCGAGCTATCCGATGACGAACTGCGCCGAGCGCACGGCGATCTTCAAGGCGGTCTCCGAGGGAGAGAAGGAATTCGCCGCCCTCGCCGTCGTCGCCGACACCGAGGGGCCGTGCCCGCCCTGCGGCGCGTGCCGCCAGGTCATGAGCGAATTCCGCATCGACCGCGTCATCATGGCAAATATGAAGGGAGACGCGCGGATCGTCACACGCGGCGAGCTCCTGCCCTTTGCCTTCTCGGACAGCGATCTGACATAG